The following proteins are encoded in a genomic region of Glycine max cultivar Williams 82 chromosome 18, Glycine_max_v4.0, whole genome shotgun sequence:
- the LOC100786454 gene encoding homeobox protein knotted-1-like 6, protein MEDEIYGVSSTAEYTDRALMTPENIFPAEYHSFLMSSAARTPMFGSDEFLSAAIAVTAGNETEPYPNVSVAPEIQRHHDASSLIKAKIASHPHYPRLLQAYIECQKVGAPPELTCLLEEIRRENDVRQRDVVVSTCVGADPELDEFMETYCDMLVKYKSDLTRPFDEATTFLNKIETQLTDLCSRSSLPTLYDDGGVSSEEGFSAGDGDPQDGQLRSEDRELKDRLLRRFGSHVGSLKLEFSKKKKRGKLPKDARQTLLQWWNIHYKWPYPTEGDKIALAKSTGLDQKQINNWFINQRKRYWKPSENMPFSMVDGLTGRFLTDE, encoded by the exons ATGGAAGACGAAATATACGGCGTGTCATCCACGGCGGAGTACACGGACAGGGCGCTGATGACGCCGGAGAACATATTTCCGGCGGAGTACCACAGCTTCCTAATGTCCTCCGCCGCCCGGACTCCAATGTTCGGATCCGACGAGTTTCTCTCCGCCGCCATCGCCGTCACCGCCGGCAACGAAACCGAACCCTACCCTAACGTCTCCGTCGCACCAGAAATTCAGCGCCACCACGACGCCTCTTCTCTCATCAAAGCCAAAATCGCCTCTCACCCTCACTACCCTCGTCTCCTCCAAGCCTACATCGAATGTCAGAAG GTTGGAGCGCCTCCAGAACTCACGTGTTTGTTAGAGGAAATCCGACGAGAAAACGACGTTCGCCAGAGGGACGTTGTTGTTTCCACGTGCGTTGGAGCCGATCCCGAACTCGACGAGTTCATG GAAACCTACTGTGACATGCTGGTGAAATACAAATCTGATCTGACGCGGCCTTTTGACGAAGCCACCACCTTCCTCAACAAGATCGAAACTCAGCTTACCGATCTCTGCAGCCGTTCTTCTCTTCCAACTCTTTACG ATGATGGGGGTGTGTCTTCAGAAGAAGGTTTTAGTGCTGGAGATGGTGATCCCCAAGATGGCCAATTACGGAGTGAAGATCGAGAGCTGAAGGATAGGCTTTTACGTAGGTTTGGAAGTCACGTTGGATCTTTGAAATTGGAAttttcaaagaagaaaaagaggggTAAGCTGCCGAAAGACGCTAGGCAAACACTACTTCAGTGGTGGAATATTCACTACAAATGGCCTTACCCTACG GAAGGTGATAAGATTGCACTGGCTAAATCAACTGGATTAGACCAGAAGCAAATTAACAACTGGTTTATTAATCAGAGAAAGCGCTACTGGAAACCATCTGAGAACATGCCGTTCTCTATGGTGGATGGTCTGACCGGTCGGTTCCTTACTGATGAATGA
- the LOC102663265 gene encoding uncharacterized protein, translating into MLTCGKTRSSFLAGKSKGRQLFFYMRLPATDLDFVGFGVLGFLQWGSIGGFGLEKGSTGSTIANDDNDRSRNCIFDLGMEMVVHGGRRWLEWYVWNKRNNKIEKRKTQTPSLENASDSEAW; encoded by the exons ATGCTCACATGTGGGAAAACCAGATCTAGTTTTCTTGCAGGAAAGTCGAAGGGCCGACAACTGTTTTTCTACATGCGACTCCCGGCAACAGATTTGGATTTTGTCGGATTCGGGGTATTGGGATTCTTGCAGTGGGGATCGATCGGTGGGTTTGGGCTTGAAAAAGGAAGCACTGGAAGCACAATTGCCAACGACGACAACGACAGATCGAG GAATTGCATCTTTGATCTTgggatggaaatggtggtgcaTGGTGGGCGACGGTGGCTGGAATGGTATGTTTGGAACAagagaaataacaaaatagagaaaagaaaaacccaAACACCGTCACTGGAAAATGCCTCCGACAGTGAGGCATGGTGA